Part of the Pseudomonas sp. Leaf58 genome is shown below.
TCCACGTCCACTTGGCCATCTACCAACGCCTGGATCTCTGCGAAGACATCTGAAGCTAGGCTCGCCGGGACGCCCCAATAATCAAAGATCCCGCCCTCATCTCGATTTTGGCCACACGTAACAAAAACCCCGGTCCCAAACCGCTGCTTCAGGCGCATTGCCAGCCAGCCAACGAACCCGCTGTTATCGGCGCCTTCCGGAAAATGGAATCTGAAGACACCAAACAGCTCTTGCTCGACGTCCGCACAGGGGACTAGTTGACTCCATACCTTGTCATCTCGTACCAGCGCCAGTGCATCCGGGCGTGCGGCACTAGAAAACGATGACAGAGGAAACTCCAGGAACGTGTACGTGCCGGGGAAGAACCGGACACGCGCTTCGGTCATTACGTGCAACAGTCGGCGCTCCGTGTCCCGTGCCGTTTCATGGGAAATGTTCACCCTTTCATACAAATCGCCCTGCATGAACAACTTGTCCAGCGCGCGCCGGCCAGGCCCGTGGTCCCACCATGAGCCCTGACCTTTGCCCCGCTCTTTGAGGTCGCGTGTGCGCAGCATGCCTTCACCTCGCACCCGATCCAGGATTTCCGCCATCAACTTGGCGCTGACATTCCTGAAATAGGGACTCTCACCACGCCGAAAATACAGCATGCGCGGCAATGCAAAACGGTAGTCTCGAATCGGCAGGTAAGCGGCAGCGTGAAACCAATACTCAAAAACCCGCCCAGCACATGTCAGCTGGTTGAGAGCGTCCAAGGAATACCCGGGCACGCGACTCCATAGGATGTGATGATGCGCTCTCTCAACGACAGACAACGTGTCGATTTGCACATAACCTAAATGCTCTATCGCGCGGAGCGTGCCCTCAAGACCATGGCCAAATACCTTGCTCGAACCTAGGCCTTGATGATCGAGAGCCAGTCGCCGCCAATAGGTTAGATTAGATTGAATTGCCACGTTCAAGCCTTGGTCGGGGGCGCCGGTTATTGGTGTGGATGTTCTGGAAACTGCTGCGCGCTGTCGCAGATGTCGTACCAGCTTGGCTTTTCCTTGACGAACTCATGGAAGAGATTGGTGATTGTCAATGCCCCATCGATGCAGTTCGCAGCCACGGGAAACGAATCAGCGGTTGATGTCACCTCGCCCAATGCTGTTCCGCACTGCGAACAGAAGCAACGGTTGTACTTATAAGGTGCTTCAGGCGTGAAAGTGGTGATGGAATCTGCGCCGGAAATCAGCTCGAACGATGAGCGCTTTACAAACACGAAGGTACTTGCTCCGACCTTTCTGCAACGAGAGCAATGACATGTTCCCATCATTGTTGGAGCACTCGACACCAAGAACCTCACCGCTCCGCAGCAGCAGCTACCCTTAAGCATGGCTTTCTCCCATAAAAAATAACTGTACATAAATACAGTACACATTAAAAGAGCGCCTTACCAAAAACTTCAGGGTCTCAGATGGACGAAGGGCAGCTATGGGTTGAAAACACAAAGACGCCATGCCGCTTGCGGAACGGGTCGATCGTAAAAAACGAGAAGGCCTAGGTCAGATTCAACCCGCCGTCTGAAAGGAGTATCTCGCCCGTCAAGTAGTCCGACTCGACCAGCATTACCACAGCTTTTGCGATGTCGTCTGGGCTAGCCGCCCTGCGCATAGGTGCGCGAGTTCGCCACATTTCTTGCGCTTCTGTCCACCCTGCGGTCAGAGGCGTGTCGACCAAGCCAGGCGCCACAGCGTTTACGCGAATTTCTGGCCCCAACGATACCGCGAGCAAGCGGGTCATGTGATTCAGCGCAGCTTTGCTTACCGCATAAGGAATCGATGCCCCCTTAGGACGGATACCAGCATGCGAACTGATGTTCACTACGCAACCTGCTCGACGGTAACGGGCGGCATCGCGCAGTGCCGACTCGGCCAATGCGACCAGGTGGAACGGCGCCACGACATTAACCTCGTTAAGTTCGCGCCACACCGTCGAGTTGGCCGAGCCAAGGTCGCGGTGCGGAATAACTTTGCTAATACCGGCGTTATTGACCAATACGTCGAGCTGCCCCCACGCGGCGATCGCCTCGTTAATAAGCCTGACCCTGTCAGCTTCGAATGCCAGATCAGCTTGCACGTAAACAGCCTGCTTCATTTCGGCAACCATAGCGCGTCCCGTCTCCGCAGAACTTCGCGAATGAAGCACCACCGCATAGCCTGCCTGGCTTAGCACGCGTGCAATGGCTGCGCCAATACCGGAAGTGGACCCTGTAACCAACGCGACGCGTAATACGTTATCGATTGGCGGGTTGGGTTTCATAGGGACATCTCAAATCGGTTGACGAATACGGCTACCGATCGACCGGGACGAGATTCCGGATTGAGTGTGATCTCGAACGGCCCTATGGCGGTGTAGTGCATTTCAAATTCCTTTTGATCCGGCTTCCTGCCGGCCACCCGTAATACCCTATTCAAAATCCAATTGCCACCATGGCGCATCTGGCAATGGCGGGGGAACGCCTCCCCGGCCAGGCGCACCGATGAGCACCTCAGTCGACTGAGCGAGCGTCTACATCAGACGCAACGCAGGCGACGACCGCCGTGAAGCTTCCGGTGAAGCTGTGCCGCAGCTCTCGCGGCATGTCGTAGGAAAAGTTGACAAGCCAGGACCCGTCGCCCAGCAACAAAGCGTCCTGCCGGTACTTTTCAACCTGGCTCTCTTCAATTCCGACAACTGCTGCGACTTCCTGATTTGTTGGCTCGCGGTCCATCGGGAATTCAACTCACTGGTCTGGAATCACAACCAATAGCCCAAATGAAATCAAATTGCCACCAGTGCACGCCTCACCGGCGAAGGCGGCGCCGCCAGGCTTGATCACGCCTGCCGCCGAACACCGAGCCAAGTGTTACAATCCGTCAATTCAAATCGGCGCTAAAGGCGCTGAATATCCGTGAATGCCGTCAGTACGACATCCGCCACAACCCTGTGCCTCATGCTTAGGATGAACCCCGGGCTCATCGCGAACCCGCTTACGCCCCTTCCATTCCCCAACCACCAGCATCGGTGCGGTAGCTGCCGATCGCGCCCCCCTGGCTTTTCAGAGACTGCATTCTTGGAACACTCAAGTCGTCCCGCCTCACACGACCGCGCCCTCGACTGGCTGAACTTCTTTTTGGCTGATGTGCGCGACGGCCTCGGGCCCTACCTCGCCATCTACCTGCTTGCCGTGCACCAGTGGCAGCCGGCAAGCATTGGCCTGGTGATGAGCCTGGCAGGCATCGCTGCACTGGTGGCGCAAACGCCGGCTGGAGCCTTGATCGACCGCACGACGGCCAAGCACGCGGTGGTGGTAATCGCCGCCGTACTGGTGACTGGCAGCTGCCTGCTGCTGCCGTGGATTTCGTCGTTCGGCGGGGTGGCCTTAACCCAGACGGTCGGTGCCCTAGCAGGTTCGCTGTTCGCGCCGGCGATTGCCGCTATCTCGCTAGGCATCGCCGGCCCCAAGGCCTTCACTCGTAGGGTGGGCCGCAACGAGACTTTCAACCACGCGGGCAATGCCTGCTCAGCATTGCTGGCCGGTGGCTTGGCGTACCTGTTCGGCCCGGCGGTGGTGTTCTATCTCATGGCGGTTATGACCGTAGCCAGTATCGTGGCGATGGGGCGTGTGCCGGCAGCGGCCATCGACCACCAGTTGGCTCGCGGCCTTGCCCATGGTCCGGGTCATGATCACAACCTTGCCCAGCTCAAGGTCCTTGTGCACAACCGCACGCTCTTGGTGTTCGCTGTGTGCTGCGCCTTGTTCCACTTGGCCAACGCGGCGATGCTGCCGCTGGTGAGCCAGAAGCTGTCGCAAGTCGACCTGCGCTTGGCCACCCCGCTCACATCCGCCTGCATCGTCGCAGCGCAGTTGGTGATGGTGCCGATGGCGCTGCTGGTAGGTGCAAAGGCCGAGACTTGGGGGCGCAGGCCGTTCCTTCTGGCCGGCTTTTTCATCTTGCCGCTGCGCGGAGCCCTGTACGTGGCGTCCGACAATCCATTCTGGCTGGTTGGCGTGCAATTACTCGACGGAATCGGCGCGGGCATCTTCGGTGCGTTGTTCCCGATCGTGGTCAAGGACTTGACCGAAGGCACCGGGCGCTTCAATGTCAGCCTCGGCGCGCTGGCGGCGGTGTTCGGGCTGGGCGCTGCGCTCAGCCCTGGGATTGCAGGGTTGGTTGTTCAAGTAGCCGGCTACGATGCTGCATTCTTGACCTTGGCCGGCATTGCCTCGGTCGCATTCGTACTCGTGCTGATGGCGCTGCCCGAGACTCACCCCCGCGTCACACCATCGCCCCTGCCGACCCCTGCCGGAACCTGAACGCCTCATGCCTCTCAGCGAAAACGCTTCGATTATCTGGCTGCTAGCCGCTTTGGCGACCTGCGGAGTCATCCTGCGCCCATGGCGGATACCGGAATACGTCTGGGCCATGGGCGGTGCGCTGCTACTGATTGGCCTAGGCCTGATCACACCGCGCAGCGCTCTAGCGGCAGTGGCCGAAGGTGGCGACGTGTACCTCTTCCTGGTAGGCATGATGGTGCTGGCCGAGCTTGCACGCCAGGAGGGGCTGTTCGACTGGCTAGCCCGCTACGCGGTCCGCCACGCCCGGGGTTCGGGGCAACGGCTGTTCGACCTGGTATTTCTGGTGGGCACGCTGGTCACCGTATTCCTGTCCAACGATGCAACAGCGGTTGTGCTGACCCCTGCGGTATATGCAGCGTGCAAGGCTGCCAAGGCCGAGCCTTTGCCCTACCTGTTCATCTGTGCCTTCATCGCCAACGCCGCCAGTTTCGTGCTGCCGATTTCCAACCCAGCCAACCTGGTAGTCTTCGGCAGCCAGATGCCCCCGCTACTGGACTGGCTGCGGCAGTTCAGCCTGCCATCGCTTGTGGCGATCGCGCTGACCTTTCTAGTGCTGCGCCTGACCCAGCGCCGGCAGCTCCGCAAACCGCTGACGCTGAATGTGGATACCCAGCCGCTGTCTCCAGGCGCCCGCCTATGCGCAGTGGGCATCGCGCTCACCGCTACTTTGCTGCTGGGGGCCTCCGCGCTGGACCGGGCACTCGGCCTACCGACGTTCTGTGCCGGCGTGGCGACCACAGCGCTGATCCACTTACGCCAACGGCGCAGCCCGATGCCGGTACTGCGCCATGTGGCGTGGGGCGTGCTACCGCTGGTGGCGGGCTTGTTCATACTGGTAGAAGCTGTCGCCCAAACCGGCCTGATCGTGCGGCTTGCCCAGGCGCTGGCCACCCTGGCAGCAGAGTCGCCGATCAGGGCCAGTTGGGTGGGCGGCGTAGGCGTGGCCATCGCCAGCAACCTGATGAACAACTTGCCGACTGGGCTGATAGCCGGGTCCATGGGTTCGCTAGTGGCGCTGCCGCAGCAGGCGACCGCTGCGCTGCTAATCGGCGTCGACCTAGGGCCGAACCTGTCGATTACCGGATCCCTGGCCACCCTTTTGTGGCTGGTGGCGATCCGTCGCGAAGGGGAGCATGTCAGCGCCTGGCACTTTTTGCGCCTGGGGCTGCTGGTGACGCCCCCTGCACTGGCAGCGGCACTGCTGGCGCTTTGGGTGTGAATCGGTCACGCCCGGAGATACCGTCCAGGTGCCAAAGAAGCTGATGCCGTGAGCGCCGCAGCCAAAGTGCTGGCCCCCTGCAGCGCCAGCCGCATGATGTGGTTCGACAAGGAAGACGGGCTTTGCACGCGATCCAGTTCGCCGGGCATTACGCGGACCGCCGCAGGGATAGGAAGGGAGTGGTGACCGAAACACCGTTCCTGCTCCCGCCTTCCAAGAACTCCGAGTACGTGAAACAGACCTCCGGTCTGCAAAAACAGTGGGTACCGGTGCTGAATGAATTGGGGATCAGGCGTCGACCCCATACAACTGCCGTCATACCTATGCGACAATGTGCGTAATGTCCGGCCTCAACCCCGCATTTATCGCCCAACAGCTGGGTCACAGCGTGCAGATGCTGCTGTCGACGCATGCCCGTTGGCTTAACTCAAGCTCCAACTGGAGCGAGCTGGAAAAACTCAAGATTGGTATCAAATCGGTATCAGCTGAAAGCCCAGCGTCGTAAGTTACTGATAGGTAAGCCCTTTGATCTCCACCGCTAACATCACCATGCAGTTCGGCTCCAAGCCGCTGTTCGAAAACGTTTCCGTCAAATTCAACAACGGCAACCGCTACGGCCTGATCGGTGCCAACGGTTGCGGCAAGTCGACCTTCATGAAAATCCTCGGCGGCGACCTGGAACCGTCCGGTGGCCAGGTCATGCTCGAGCCGAACACCCGCCTGGGTAAACTGCGCCAGGACCAGTTCGCCTACGAGGAATTCACCGTAATCGACACGGTGATCATGGGTCACGGCCAGCTATGGAAGGTCAAGGCCGAGCGCGACCGCATCTACTCGCTGCCAGAAATGACCGAAGAAGACGGCATGGCCGTCGCCGAGCTGGAAACCGAATTCGCCGAAATGGACGGCTACACCGCCGAATCCCGTGCCGGTGAACTGCTGCTGGGCCTGGGTATTCCGCTGGAACAGCACTTCGGCCCGATGAGCGAAGTGGCACCAGGCTGGAAGCTGCGCGTGCTGCTGGCCCAGGCACTGTTCTCGGACCCGGACGTGCTGCTGCTCGACGAACCCACCAACCACCTGGACATCAACACCATTCGCTGGCTGGAAACGATCCTCACGGCGCGTAACAGCACCATGATCATCATTTCCCACGACCGGCACTTCCTCAACAGCGTCTGCACCCACATGGCCGACCTGGATTACGGCGAGTTGCGCCTGTTCCCGGGCAACTATGACGAGTACATGACCGCGGCCACCCAGTCGCGCGAGCAACTGCTGTCGGACAACGCCAAGAAAAAAGCCCAGATCGCCGAACTGCAAACCTTCGTCAGCCGCTTCTCGGCCAACGCCTCGAAGGCCAAGCAGGCGACTTCGCGTGCCAAGCAGATCGACAAGATCCAGCTGGCCGAGGTCAAGCCATCCAGCCGTGTCAGCCCGTTCATTCGCTTCGAGCAAAACAAAAAACTGCACCGCCAGGCTGTGGTCGTCGAGAAGATGGCAAAAGCTTTCGATGACAAGGTGCTGTTCAAAAACTTCGACATAACCGTCGAAGCGGGCGAGCGCGTAGCGATCATCGGCCCCAACGGTATTGGCAAGACCACCTTGCTGCGCACCTTGGTCGGCGAGATGACCCCGGATGCGGGCTCGGTGAAGTGGACCGACAGCGCCGAAGTGGGCTACTACGCCCAGGACCACGCCCACGACTTCGAAGACGACATGACCCTGTTCGACTGGATGGGCCAGTGGACCTCCGGCGAGCAGGTGATCCGCGGCACCCTCGGGCGCATGCTGTTCTCCAACGACGAGATCCTCAAGTCGGTGAAGGTGATCTCTGGTGGTGAGCAAGGCCGCATGCTGTTCGGCAAGCTGATCTTGCAAAAGCCGAACGTGCTGGTGATGGACGAACCGACCAACCACCTGGACATGGAATCGATCGAAGCGCTGAACCTGGCGCTGGAAAACTACCCGGGCACCCTGCTGTTCGTCAGCCACGACCGTGAGTTCGTGTCGTCGCTGGCCACGCGCATCATCGAGCTGTCGGCTGATGGTGTGGTGGACTTCAGCGGCACCTACGACGATTACCTGCGTAGCCAGGGCGTGTTGGTCTGATTGAAGGGTAAGGCCCGGCCATTGGCGTGGCCGGGCCGGCCTCTTCGCGGGTAAACCCGCTCCTACAGTAATTTCACTGGTTCTAAAGCCCATCAAGTACCTGTGGGAACGGGCGAGCCCGCGAAGAACCTAGCGCCAATTTCACACGCTGACACTCCCCCAACGAATAATTCGTTAGCCTGCTTTCATTTCCTTCGCGCTACGGCCATGATGGGACCACGCCCAACCGCCCGCCCGCGAACGAGCCCATGACCGCGCAACAACCCTCCCCCGCCAGCAACACGCAGCGCATCACCCTGCAGATCCTGTCGATCGTTTTCTACACCTTTATTGCCTTCCTCTGCATCGGCCTGCCGATTGCCGTGC
Proteins encoded:
- a CDS encoding DUF6196 family protein, whose amino-acid sequence is MAIQSNLTYWRRLALDHQGLGSSKVFGHGLEGTLRAIEHLGYVQIDTLSVVERAHHHILWSRVPGYSLDALNQLTCAGRVFEYWFHAAAYLPIRDYRFALPRMLYFRRGESPYFRNVSAKLMAEILDRVRGEGMLRTRDLKERGKGQGSWWDHGPGRRALDKLFMQGDLYERVNISHETARDTERRLLHVMTEARVRFFPGTYTFLEFPLSSFSSAARPDALALVRDDKVWSQLVPCADVEQELFGVFRFHFPEGADNSGFVGWLAMRLKQRFGTGVFVTCGQNRDEGGIFDYWGVPASLASDVFAEIQALVDGQVDVEGEFSCS
- a CDS encoding GFA family protein, encoding MCTVFMYSYFLWEKAMLKGSCCCGAVRFLVSSAPTMMGTCHCSRCRKVGASTFVFVKRSSFELISGADSITTFTPEAPYKYNRCFCSQCGTALGEVTSTADSFPVAANCIDGALTITNLFHEFVKEKPSWYDICDSAQQFPEHPHQ
- a CDS encoding SDR family NAD(P)-dependent oxidoreductase, whose amino-acid sequence is MKPNPPIDNVLRVALVTGSTSGIGAAIARVLSQAGYAVVLHSRSSAETGRAMVAEMKQAVYVQADLAFEADRVRLINEAIAAWGQLDVLVNNAGISKVIPHRDLGSANSTVWRELNEVNVVAPFHLVALAESALRDAARYRRAGCVVNISSHAGIRPKGASIPYAVSKAALNHMTRLLAVSLGPEIRVNAVAPGLVDTPLTAGWTEAQEMWRTRAPMRRAASPDDIAKAVVMLVESDYLTGEILLSDGGLNLT
- a CDS encoding MFS transporter → MEHSSRPASHDRALDWLNFFLADVRDGLGPYLAIYLLAVHQWQPASIGLVMSLAGIAALVAQTPAGALIDRTTAKHAVVVIAAVLVTGSCLLLPWISSFGGVALTQTVGALAGSLFAPAIAAISLGIAGPKAFTRRVGRNETFNHAGNACSALLAGGLAYLFGPAVVFYLMAVMTVASIVAMGRVPAAAIDHQLARGLAHGPGHDHNLAQLKVLVHNRTLLVFAVCCALFHLANAAMLPLVSQKLSQVDLRLATPLTSACIVAAQLVMVPMALLVGAKAETWGRRPFLLAGFFILPLRGALYVASDNPFWLVGVQLLDGIGAGIFGALFPIVVKDLTEGTGRFNVSLGALAAVFGLGAALSPGIAGLVVQVAGYDAAFLTLAGIASVAFVLVLMALPETHPRVTPSPLPTPAGT
- a CDS encoding arsenic transporter, producing the protein MPLSENASIIWLLAALATCGVILRPWRIPEYVWAMGGALLLIGLGLITPRSALAAVAEGGDVYLFLVGMMVLAELARQEGLFDWLARYAVRHARGSGQRLFDLVFLVGTLVTVFLSNDATAVVLTPAVYAACKAAKAEPLPYLFICAFIANAASFVLPISNPANLVVFGSQMPPLLDWLRQFSLPSLVAIALTFLVLRLTQRRQLRKPLTLNVDTQPLSPGARLCAVGIALTATLLLGASALDRALGLPTFCAGVATTALIHLRQRRSPMPVLRHVAWGVLPLVAGLFILVEAVAQTGLIVRLAQALATLAAESPIRASWVGGVGVAIASNLMNNLPTGLIAGSMGSLVALPQQATAALLIGVDLGPNLSITGSLATLLWLVAIRREGEHVSAWHFLRLGLLVTPPALAAALLALWV
- a CDS encoding ABC-F family ATPase, with protein sequence MISTANITMQFGSKPLFENVSVKFNNGNRYGLIGANGCGKSTFMKILGGDLEPSGGQVMLEPNTRLGKLRQDQFAYEEFTVIDTVIMGHGQLWKVKAERDRIYSLPEMTEEDGMAVAELETEFAEMDGYTAESRAGELLLGLGIPLEQHFGPMSEVAPGWKLRVLLAQALFSDPDVLLLDEPTNHLDINTIRWLETILTARNSTMIIISHDRHFLNSVCTHMADLDYGELRLFPGNYDEYMTAATQSREQLLSDNAKKKAQIAELQTFVSRFSANASKAKQATSRAKQIDKIQLAEVKPSSRVSPFIRFEQNKKLHRQAVVVEKMAKAFDDKVLFKNFDITVEAGERVAIIGPNGIGKTTLLRTLVGEMTPDAGSVKWTDSAEVGYYAQDHAHDFEDDMTLFDWMGQWTSGEQVIRGTLGRMLFSNDEILKSVKVISGGEQGRMLFGKLILQKPNVLVMDEPTNHLDMESIEALNLALENYPGTLLFVSHDREFVSSLATRIIELSADGVVDFSGTYDDYLRSQGVLV